Proteins from a single region of Theileria parva strain Muguga chromosome 1, complete sequence, whole genome shotgun sequence:
- the DGAT1 gene encoding MBOAT (membrane-bound O-acyltransferase) family protein, with amino-acid sequence MINTRTLPEKSRSKSLKQICRSISTFFLNDSIKRTQFSSQNINFVNDSKYNESKSTFYQSKQAPEAVGRIPSHRRGSIRKRRSNSAPNRPLVDYSSLSKPGEPQKDYSGRPLHEILHTECRQSLLSTGMKHLNLSGFVNLVFVILVAMNFRLVINNFRKYGLLMEIPKGFTQMYQDWPLLRCTLKTHIAILFAWGIERFIAPLSTKPLTLPMVLLQLLNILIVLLYPYLTVISYKTEPSLSALMLITSVVWAFKMYSFHHVCFDYRKAVCNGDNLLEVCKSRKEAKIASTYPNCIKLTEFYRFIIMPTVCFQFYYPMTPKINWMTAFKQFLQFVFFLAVIKILADQYIVVAVTNTFTMDEFKSANFFTVACHIIDRMLLLSVPILYCWLLMFVVIFHFWCNFLAEITRFGDRRFYGDWWNASCFGEYWRKWNLPIHQFLIRHISKPLTNLGLPRGLINIVVFVISAALHEYLISVPLGLGWTGYVFWAMMGQIPLLLFTDMDVIKNNKTLGNVLFWCLFCFTGQPLGVLLYWYLWGVKQGSFI; translated from the exons ATGATTAATACACGAACTCTGCCGGAGAAATCTAGATCGAAATCCCTGAAGCAGATTTGTAGGTCAATTAGCACCTTTTTCTTAAACGATTCCATCAAAAGGACCCAATTTAGCTCACAAAACATAAACTTTGTAAATGATTCTAAATATAATGAAAGTAAAAGCACTTTTTATCAGAGTAAACAGGCTCCGGAAGCAGTGGGTAGAATCCCAAGTCATAGAAGAGGAAGTATCAGGAAAAGAAGATCAAATAGTGCACCAAATAGACCTTTAGTGGACTATTCCTCATTATCTAAACCTGGAGAACCTCAAAAAGATTATTCAGGACG gCCACTTCATGAGATTTTACATACTGAATGTCGCCAAAGCCTGTTATCTACAGGAATGAAACACTTAAATTTATCGGGATTTGTAAACTTagtttttgtaattttagtaGCCATGAACTTCAGGCttgttattaataatttcagAAAATACG GACTTTTAATGGAAATACCCAAGGGTTTTACACAAATGTATCAAGATTGGCCCTTACTACGATGTACTTTAAAA aCTCATATAGCAATATTGTTTGCCTGGGGAATAGAACGTTTCATAGCACCCCTATCTACAAAGCCGTTAACACTACCTATGGTTTTACTCCAACTGCTGaacattttaattgttCTACTATACCCATATCTCACTGTCATATCATATAAAACCGAACCAT CGCTATCAGCATTGATGCTGATCACTTCAGTAGTTTGGGCATTTAAAATGTACTCATTTCATCACGTCTGTTTCGATTACAGAAAAGCGGTCTg TAACGGAGATAACTTGTTGGAAGTGTGCAAAAGCAGAAAAGAAGCGAAAATTGCTTCAACATATCCAAATTGTATTAAGTTAACTGAGTTTTACAGATTCATTATTATGCCTACAGTTTGCTTCCAG TTTTATTATCCAATGACacctaaaattaactgGATGACTGCGTTTAAACAGTTTTTACAATTTGTTTTCTTCTTAGCAGTTATCAA GATTTTAGCAGACCAGTACATTGTGGTGGCAGTGACGAACACATTCACAATGGACGAATTCAAATCTGCAAACTTCTTCACAGTCGCATGCCATATTATAGATAGG ATGTTGCTGTTGTCTGTGCCCATTCTCTACTGCTGGCTTCTCATGTTCGTGGTCATTTTCCACTTCTGGTGTAATTTCCTAGCTGAAATCACTCGGTTCGGAGATCGACGTTTCTACGGA GATTGGTGGAATGCGTCCTGTTTCGGGGAGTACTGGAGGAAGTGGAACCTGCCCATACATCAGTTTCTAATAAGGCATATAAGTAAGCCCTTGACGAACTTGGGCTTACCGAGAGGGCTCATTAACATCGTGGTTTTCGTTATCTCGGCGGCACTTCATGAATATCTGATATCAGTGCCTCTGGGACTAGGGTGGACAGGGTACGTTTTCTGGGCCATGATGGGACAAATTCCACTACTTCTTTTTACCGATATGGATGTG ataaaaaacaataaaacaCTTGGAAATGTGTTATTTTGGTGTTTATTCTGTTTTACCGGACAACCA TTGGGAGTGTTACTGTACTGGTACCTTTGGGGAGTTAAACAGGGATCGTTCATCTAG
- a CDS encoding cyclophilin-1: MHLRQYSWLLILFYQLLIFSSCLKFHNHPKHYSSFINNLVLTRRHKFFDLFSQTLPEMSKRPRVYFDLTVGGAKAGRVVFELFSDVVPKTAENFRALCTGEKSTPGNPLHYKGSTFHRVIPHFMCQGGDFTNHNGTGGKSIYGAKFEDENFTLKHDRPFLLSMANAGPNTNGSQFFVTTVVTQWLDGKHVVFGEVVEGKDVVRAVEAVGTQSGKPTKPVVVEDCGQL, encoded by the exons ATGCATCTTAGACAATACTCTTGGCTATTGATCTTATTCtatcaattattaattttttctaGCTGCTTAAAATTCCACAATCACCCCAAGCATTATTCTTCCTTCATAAATAATCTTGTTCTTACTAGAAGGCATAAATTTTTTGACCTATTTTCTCAAACATTGCCAGAAATGTCAAAGAGACCACGTGTGTATTTCGATTTAACCGTCGGCGGAGCTAAGGCCGGACGCGTCGTTTTCGAA tTGTTTAGCGACGTTGTTCCTAAAACTGCCGAGAACTTCAGGGCTTTGTGCACTGGAGAAAAGAGCACTCCCGGAAACCCTCTCCACTACAA GGGCTCTACATTCCACCGTGTGATTCCCCATTTTATGTGCCAGGGAGGTGATTTTACCAACCATAACGGCACCGGAGGAAAGAGCATATATGGAGCTAAGTTCGAAGATGAGAACTTCACATTGAAACACGACAGACCCTTCCTCCTATCTATGGCAAATGCAGGCCCCAATACCAACGGCTCCCAATTCTTCGTTACCACCGTCGTGACACAGTGGTTGGACGGTAAGCACGTTGTTTTCGGCGAG GTTGTTGAGGGGAAAGACGTCGTCAGGGCAGTTGAAGCTGTTGGAACTCAAAGTGGAAAACCAACAAAACCCGTCGTTGTTGAGGACTGTGGGCAACTCTAA
- the Ddb1 gene encoding CPSF A subunit region family protein, translated as MYGYFVTTAASGATLKAIRCRLVKDSLKEYLVCLKRHSIEVYSLENNENRNVDNDLDHFNPPVLISVLNASSTFVDFVEYRPPSESQTHLLVLTRNFTLFLLTYHDNLAKFTSKTVSSLQELHGRPNYENIIFKVDSGYNLLVFYGYNRVLKCIVLDPNNYFNFSDLVTIRTNDTIFVDFEFISSEYIEKPDASKSSSSPRRRNTSTGTPTRSFSGSSSSSVSKDIQFKSPTRNSSFHFLESKLIILGEDNAYGSNKTPVRWLYGMKLMFEIEILNGCKRFNSYNHTPLFGDPIKLPIPYSKFIPLNLVNKANRYDSVMLLGPGSTGFINFKSPRHVKQFKIDNSITEITCFCMYRDNKFIFGDDNGGLYLLRLSVSTMRKSANTVKRRAVYTPGMSSSSNTLSSSTVSSQQSNRNVSGDGDFMINEVMAIRLGSFPVPSSLIKLGDHHIFYTSKMGNSSIISIYSILNSRNNEEQTLEQGDFKSSEWAQTNLGPITDFAYREEASSGENTILACCGMGNSASFCEIYFGLSSEVIHTSDVPGVHDLFSFPMKSPDDSSSSLLCISFFRFTRFYTVSFSKPDVSDPPELISIESTPQPAQNRRVNARRVNKRQKARTALINALENNRRPSENPSQVVNNHNNSQRNTNTNRTGKITKFQNNALLCNEKTILFTKLRDGNILQVTPKNIILVNDSFKSVRRAKISQIVTLPGDKYALSSLVCSPYILLLMSTNCIVVLEYDFKNFNSRCLDFTVSAMGCISKNDLLNSDLGIFASGGGLVGVSSWANNNMILFLTVKDLKVVYSHKVNLDYDVYVVSIKFAKINSNVYLLLSLSNGFLYIYQLTRADRRIKMTLSNKSKLSFWSFKLLELKVGSGEGEDTCDLSKVNLITTGPKSYVIHPKNEKITYTKINIDNLHTVTNIVNLGTVAEKEKEELLVIYGNHKSVVVGRLNLLNNFNVQKILKGSNFNKVIYDSRTKLAVISTIPQYIINPNNLYTYTPSNSQSTDVPGYCETPSTNTQSQPSPYISQHSNNSQNSNSQLTDSDNLLLCMSDDQILSGTDTINVPSEALLVDIETKEVVYRLNMPQGHLISSMHKYTHDDLGKDYILLGTSKVSEANDVPTEGYLYFLEVYKEADACTVVVNRNAIPLGGGVVEITNLNKFIVIAVNSNVMVISLTASNENSSPNDPSSSSAVNNGSHRQGTRSKLELVDLKDSRLSIPKQDETTLFIDVVANYDSNTFVVSLDTKDDVIFVGDLMTSVKMLKFRDNRLLETCRDFNTLWTTSLAAVDNSSCLVSDDLGNFLLFKKVQHPTTDQQSIRFDKQGLFHHGEVVNKILKRTQMSVQHVANSRMSRSNPREFMVSNRVVSESESNNPSETLNVNEYTNLFKSFFTCATTSGSLLQVCFFDDLNMFLKLSLLEHTMHLVQKDLGNIPSRNQRNFEDLHSNIPTKGFVDGDLVEAFLKLPDSLKKWVFETMLINSRHLGVKLSSLESLLYEVDHIKHLRLE; from the exons atGTATGGGTACTTTGTAACAACTGCGGCCAGCGGAGCCACCCTTAAAGCAATAAGATGTAGATTAGTCAAAGATTCCTTAAAGGAATACTTAGTTTGCCTAAAAAGGCACTCAATAGAAGTTTATTCACtagaaaataatgaaaacaGGAATGTAGACAATGACCTCGACCATTTCAACCCACCAGTGTTAATTTCTGTTCTAAACGCAAGTAGTACATTTGTTGATTTTGTGGAATACAGGCCGCCATCAGAGTCTCAAACGCATTTGTTAGTTTTAACCCGTAATTTTACGCTCTTCCTACTCACATATCATGACAATCTCGCCAAGTTCACATCTAAAACAGTTTCTTCTTTACAG GAACTTCACGGAAGACCCAACTatgaaaatataatatttaaagtgGATTCTGGGTATAACCTGTTGGTGTTTTATGGATATAACAGAGTGTTAAAGTGCATAGTACTGGACCCTAACAACTACTTTAACTTCTCAGACCTCGTTACCATTAGGACAAATGACACTATTTTTGTGGATTTCGAGTTTATTTCCTCAGAATACATTGAAAAACCTGATGCGTCAAAGTCATCAAGTTCTCCGAGGAGGAGGAATACATCAACTGGTACCCCAACCAGAAGCTTTAGCGGCTCTAGCTCCAGCTCAGTTAGCAAAGATATCCAGTTTAAATCGCCAACCAGGAACAGTTCATTTCATTTTCTGGAGTCAAAGTTGATAATTCTGGGAGAGGACAATGCATATGGAAGTAATAAAACGCCAGTCAGGTGGTTGTATGGAATGAAACTGATGTTTGAAATTGAGATACTTAACGGTTGTAAAAGATTCAATTCATATAATCACACCCCTCTGTTCGGTGATCCAATAAAACTACCAATTCCCTATAGCAAATTCATACCACTTAACTTGGTCAACAAGGCGAACAGGTATGACAGTGTGATGCTGTTGGGTCCAGGATCAACGGGctttataaattttaagagCCCTAGACATGTAAAACAGTTTAAAATCGACAACTCAATAACAGAAATAACTTGTTTCTGTATGTATAgagataataaattcattttcgGTGATGATAATGGGGGATTATACCTGCTGAGACTTTCAGTTTCAACAATGAGAAAATCAGCAAATACAGTTAAAAGAAGAGCAGTATACACACCAGGAATGAGTTCAAGTTCTAACACACTAAGTAGCTCTACTGTTTCTAGCCAACAAAGTAATAGAAATGTAAGTGGTGACGGAGATTTCATGATAAATGAAGTAATGGCCATAAGGCTTGGAAGCTTTCCAGTACCCTCATCCTTAATAAAGTTAGGTGATcatcatattttttatacaaGCAAAATGGGAAACTCATCTATTATATCGATTTACTCGATTCTAAATTCCAGAAACAATGAAGAACAAACCCTTGAACAAGGTGACTTTAAGAGTTCTGAATGGGCTCAGACGAATCTGGGCCCGATAACGGACTTTGCATACAGAGAAGAGGCGTCTTCAGGAGAAAATACAATCTTGGCCTGTTGTGGGATGGGGAATTCAGCATCCTTTTGTGAAATTTACTTTGGGCTATCATCAGAGGTTATCCACACAAGTGATGTTCCCGGGGTCCATGACTTGTTTTCATTCCCAATGAAGAGTCCAGACGATTCAAGCTCTTCACTGCTTTGCATATCTTTCTTTAGGTTTACTAGATTTTATACGGTCAGTTTCTCAAAACCTGATGTTTCTGATCCTCCAGAGTTAATTAGTATTGAATCAACACCACAGCCTGCTCAGAATAGGAGAGTTAACGCTCGTAGAGTAAATAAAAGACAAAAGGCAAGAACAGCACTGATAAATGCCCTGGAAAATAATCGAAGACCAAGTGAAAATCCAAGTCAAGTAGTAAATAATCATAATAATAGTCAAAGAAATACTAATACCAATAGAACTGGGAAAATAACAAAGTTTCAGAATAACGCACTTTTATGTAATGAAAAGACGATTTTGTTCACTAAGCTAAGAGACGGAAACATACTACAAGTTACTCCaaaaaatatcattttaGTTAATGATTCATTTAAATCTGTTAGAAGGGCTAAGATATCACAGATTGTAACACTACCTGGGGACAAATATGCACTGTCTTCACTTGTTTGTAGCCCATACATTCTGTTGTTAATGTCCACCAattgtatagtagtattagAGTATGACttcaaaaattttaatagtaGGTGCCTTGACTTTACCGTGTCCGCTATGGGCTGTATATCTAAAAACGATTTACTCAACTCTGATCTTGGTATATTTGCAAGCGGAGGAGGATTAGTAGGTGTTAGTAGTTGGGCCAATAATAACATGATTTTATTCCTTACAGTTAAGGATCTAAAAGTCGTTTATTCACACAAAGTAAACCTAGACTATGATGTGTATGTGGTAAGTATCAAATTCGCAAAGATTAATAGTAATGTATACCTGCTGTTAAGCCTTTCAAACGGGTTTCTATATATATACCAACTAACAAGGGCAGATAGAAGGATAAAGATGACACTAAGTAATAAGTCTAAATTATCATTCTGgtcatttaaattacttGAATTGAAGGTGGGTAGTGGTGAAGGAGAAGATACTTGTGACCTTTCGAaggttaatttaattaCGACTGGGCCTAAATCCTATGTTATCCACCCCAAAAACGAGAAAATAACttatactaaaattaacatcgataatttacacacaGTCACGAATATAGTTAACTTGGGAACTGTAGCAGAAAAGGAAAAAGAAGAATTGTTGGTGATATATGGTAACCACAAGAGTGTAGTCGTAGGTAGATTGAATTTGttgaataatttcaatGTACAAAAGATATTGAAAGGGTCAAACtttaataaagttatttaCGATAGTAGGACTAAACTAGCAGTAATATCCACTATTCCacagtatattattaaccCGAATAATCTATATACTTATACACCAAGTAACTCACAATCCACTGATGTTCCAGGATACTGTGAGACCCCTTCCACTAACACCCAATCTCAACCTTCACCCTACATAAGTCAACATTCTAATAATTCACAGAACTCTAACTCTCAGTTGACGGATTCAGACAACTTGTTATTGTGTATGAGTGATGATCAAATTTTGAGTGGAACTGACACTATAAATGTACCCAGTGAGGCACTATTGGTTGATATTGAAACTAAGGAAGTTGTGTATAGACTAAATATGCCGCAGGGTCACTTAATCTCAAGCATGCACAAGTACACTCATGATGATCTTGGAAAGGACTACATACTTTTAGGAACATCTAAGGTGTCTGAAGCAAACGATGTCCCCACTGAAGGATACTTATATTTCCTGGAAGTTTATAAGGAAGCGGATGCTTGCACAGTTGTAGTTAACAGAAATGCCATCCCTCTGGGGGGTGGAGTTGTTGAAATTACTAATTTGAACAAATTCATAGTAATTGCTGTTAATTCTAATGTTATGGTCATTTCCCTTACAGCTTCTAACGAAAATTCCAGCCCCAATGACCCTTCCAGTTCAAGCGCTGTTAATAACGGGAGTCACAGGCAAGGAACCAGAAGTAAACTTGAATTGGTAGATTTAAAGGATTCTCGACTTTCGATCCCAAAACAAGATGAAACCACACTATTCATTGATGTTGTTGCAAATTATGACTCCAACACCTTTGTAGTTTCACTGGACACTAAGGATGACGTGATTTTCGTTGGTGACCTTATGACTTCAGTCAAGATGCTAAAATTCAGAGATAACCGATTATTAGAAACATGTAGAGATTTCAATACTCTGTGGACAACATCACTGGCTGCCGTTGATAACTCTTCATGTCTGGTTTCTGACGATTTAGGTAACTTTCTcctttttaaaaaagttcAACACCCTACCACAGACCAGCAGTCCATCAGATTTGATAAACAAGGGCTATTTCACCACGGTGAGGTTGTAAACAAGATACTAAAACGGACCCAAATGTCAGTACAGCATGTGGCTAACTCTCGTATGTCAAGGAGTAACCCAA GAGAATTTATGGTTTCTAATCGAGTAGTTTCTGAAAGTGAGAGTAATAATCCTTCTGAAACCTTAAATGTTAACGAGTACACCAACTTGTTTAAGAGTTTCTTCACCTGTGCAACAACTTCTGGTAGTTTACTCCAGGTGTGCTTCTTCGACGATTTGAACATGTTCCTGAAGCTGTCGCTGCTAGAGCACACAATGCATCTGGTTCAAAAGGACCTTGGGAACATCCCAAGTAGGAATCAAAGGAATTTTGAGGACCTACACTCGAACATTCCCACCAAAGGGTTCGTTGATGGGGACCTCGTTGAGGCTTTCCTAAAGCTCCCAGACTCTCTTAAAAAGTGGGTATTTGAAACTATGCTCATTAACTCAAGGCACCTCGGAGTTAAGCTGAGCTCTCTCGAGTCTCTACTCTATGAAGTTGATCACATTAAACACCTTCGACTTGAATAA
- a CDS encoding Utp21 specific WD40 associated putative domain protein, translating to MFNVNDSTERRSSIFSPSGQIGLICDGNSFCLNHLGTSSFIIVSALGQFVVYDSLSLRVVFISLPLKSNIKSIASEYENVFLVLKDNSLYVFHKYEHREITHEHASEIIDVFYHQNQLVTYTASELITYIKASSDDDNSVPKWTLEKVIRMDSISEITTVFPLLGMNNKVLVGFLDSSLILLNLKSGKTLYKFTKHICNGNNTVDGVESNGSDLGGVSVMAQSCNNSSGVVAIGYNSGYVSIFDVNKDEFLGGFTLTKKQNQPKSMSFVLDYLGITSKSDSLTRPELLVVGTSSGDLVVFDLLKFAVISTIELAHNTPVVRLMHIEADKCLISLGENSMITWSMDSDKSFLRELRSRKGFIGTINLLTPYDDEEHDLLVCSSNEGSGSLGKMSTIQQHQCVTFSTKSSKTKLKKITGISSCYQRHYDWPNIVTCHLNSHQVHVWSGFKKILTDKVLKAPEMNSVATSVCLTKCGNYAIVGYQNGQIHLFMLQSCNYDSEFTRGDENNPLPAHSSQVINISLVGNSKIISISNSKTDRMIRVWDVIKVKMDMEYDPEIPKGVGAYNSAVGNFLTALACTDDNIYVLDVKGNVIIRKITYHSKVNSMKFHMNDSWLMMTTERGTMLVYDILSACYVDYVEFLGKILDFHMDSSGSFMLVSNEKAPGVVLQYANKHAFELFPKSILYKDIPKQPIPVDIPPSKIDLDQTVESEDENKTEETEFQSTKSQIEAGLITLSGLSYSKLQTMLFLDEIKERSKPKEPPKTNDNLPFFLPTTYKDGQLVFVEPEPEEIETPKPRESLLKSTDSQTQFELLLYSNHEDKFERMMEYLLEQSPAMVHISLGLFSESNMEETLCEMLRFFQYQVKSKRNADALQVFLHLFLKFHAERLTNLKSSDAKKIMCELKTDLKTAYKLLQESFDKTSCYIKFLTHLQLD from the exons ttagtattGAAGGACAATTCACTGTACGTATTCCATAAATATGAACACAGAGAAATTACACATGAACATGCCTCTGAGATTATTGATGTTTTTTATCACCAGAATCAGTTGGTAACCTACACAGCTTCAGAACTAATTACATATATTAAGGCTTCTTCTGATGATGATAATTCTGTGCCTAAATGGACCCTTGAAAAGGTTATTAGAATGGATAGTATCTCAGAGATTACAACTGTTTTCCCACTTTTGGGAATGAATAACAAAGTTCTGGTGGGATTTTTAGACTCTTCACTAATCTTACTAAACCTTAAATCAGGAAAAAcgttatataaatttactaaacACATTTGTAATGGTAATAACACAGTAGATGGTGTTGAAAGTAATGGTTCTGACTTGGGAGGAGTATCAGTGATGGCACAATCATGTAATAATAGTTCAGGAGTAGTGGCAATCGGTTACAACAGTGGATATGTGTCAATATTTGACGTTAATAAAGATGAGTTTTTGGGAGGATTTACCCTGACAAAGAAACAAAACCAACCAAAATCTATGAGTTTTGTACTTGATTATCTTGGAATCACATCAAAATCTGATTCCTTAACAAGACCAGAGCTTTTAGTGGTTGGGACTTCAAGTGGAGATTTGGTAGTTTTTGATCTACTCAAATTTGCAGTAATTTCAACCATAGAATTGGCCCATAATACTCCAGTTGTTAGACTAATGCATATTGAAGCTGATAAATGCTTGATATCTCtag gtgAAAATTCAATGATAACCTGGAGCATGGACTCTGATAAGTCATTTTTAAGAGAATTGAGAAGTAGGAAAGGGTTTATTGGAACTATTAACCTCTTAACACCATATG ACGATGAGGAACATGACCTGTTGGTGTGTAGTAGTAATGAAGGATCGGGGAGTTTGGGAAAGATGTCAACAATTCAACAACATCAGTGTGTAACCTTTTCCACGAAATCTTCTAAAACTAAGTTGAAGAAGATAACTGGGATATCCTCATGTTACCAAAGACATTACGACTGGCCCAACATAGTAACATGTCACCTTAACTCACATCAAGTCCACGTTTGGAGTGGATTTAAGAAGATTCTGACTGACAAGGTGCTTAAAGCCCCTGAAATGAACTCAGTTGCAACATCTGTTTGCCTAACCAAGTGTGGTAACTACGCCATTGTGGGTTACCAAAATGGGCAAATCCATCTTTTCATGCTACAA agCTGCAATTACGATTCTGAGTTTACAAGAGGTGATGAAAATAACCCGTTACCAGCACATTCATCGCAGGTTATTAACATCTCACTGGTTGGCAATTCGAAAATCAtttcaatttcaaattcaaaaaca GACCGAATGATACGTGTATGGGATGTGATAAAGGTAAAGATGGATATGGAGTACGACCCAGAGATACCCAAGGGAGTAGGAGCCTACAATTCAGCAGTTGGC aattttttaacagCACTGGCTTGTACTGACGATAACATTTACGTGCTTGATGTCAAGGGAAATGTTATTATAAGGAAAATTACATATCACTCCAAAGTTAATTCTATG AAATTTCACATGAATGATAGTTGGTTGATGATGACGACTGAAAGAGGAACCATGTTGGTGTACGATATATTATCGGCTTGTTATGTTGACTACGTTGAGTTTCTTGGGAAAATCTTGGATTTTCATATGGATTCATCGGGTTCTTTTATGCTAGTATCAAATGAAAAGGCGCCTGGAGTAGTATTACAATATGCAAATAAACACGCATTTGAGTTGTTTCCAAAGTCTATACTTTATAAAGATATACCAAAACAACCAATTCCAGTAGATATTCCACCATCAAAGATTGATTTGGACCAAACAGTAGAGTCGGAAGATGAGAACAAAACTGAGGAAACTGAATTTCAATCAACTAAATCACAAATTGAGGCAGGCTTGATAACGTTATCGGGATTATCATATTCTAAACTACAAACGATGTTGTTTTTAGATGAGATTAAGGAAAGAAGTAAGCCAAAAGAACCACCCAAAACAAATGACAATTTACCATTTTTCCTACCAACAACTTATAAAGATGGGCAACTGGTGTTTGTGGAACCTGAGCCTGAAGAGATAGAAACACCGAAACCAAGAGAATCACTCCTTAAATCCACAGATTCCCAGACACAGTTTGAGTTACTTTTATACTCAAATCATGAAGATAAGTTTGAAA GGATGATGGAATATTTGTTAGAACAGAGTCCAGCAATGGTACATATATCACTAGGACTGTTTTCCGAGTCAAATATG GAGGAGACATTGTGTGAGATGTTGAGGTTTTTTCAGTATCAAGTGAAGAGTAAAAGGAACGCAGACGCCTTGCAAGTTTTTTTACACCTTTTCCTCAAATTCCATGCGGAAAGACTTACTAACCTTAAAAGCTCAGATGCTAAGAAAATAATGTGTGAACTAAAAACGGATCTAAAAACGGCTTACAAGCTATTGCAGGAAAGCTTTGATAAAACCTCCTGTTATATCAAATTCCTTACACATTTGCAATTAGATTAA
- a CDS encoding mRNA capping enzyme beta chain, translated as MLKEPLNTISGSSAVYCDVIPSLLAERIDQLSVYGPLFEALTNNHFIKSGYNMNSGSVFSKPECQLEVEVRLGFIQNIRSEHRFTLPVTTDTLLASRAPVKFVPGVTEDQYNAARNFLIETSEEDDPKNEWTTCLNSCTINRFFEIQGYDELVRISVSNDSNSPVNRQQKEPVDAIRKVNLLTWNISSGSTEEPSEESEEFSTGLEGLDYRIAVNLEYKVPLTNLPTTSNAKYCRRRLRDSFIHTESKMRFDLSKVEDVTENKDPTTSKFEIEIELLGEEIVKSLMDKSLSSDQRMMNLKYHCSTLIRSSRYIMDLISSKNERLKYSSFINSISEKVGVYDLRIVSQDPESVERYKRYLSPQLPLIGDYLYRAVSVNLEKKPDLYNNRKSLYTQEAKDIPGPFVVKMDTNGHRYVTLDK; from the exons ATGTTAAAGGAGCCCTTAAATACAATAAGTGGCAGCTCAGCTGTTTACTGTGATGTTATCCCATCACTTTTAGCTGAAAGGATAGATCAGCTGTCTGTATATGGGCCCCTCTTTGAAGCCCTCACTAATAATCACTTTATTAAATCAGGCTACAACATGAATTCAGGCTCTGTTTTTAGTAAACCTGAATGCCAACTTGAGGTTGAAGTTCGTCTGGGCTTTATACAGAATATCAGATCAGAGCATCGATTCACACTACCGGTTACAACCGATACTCTGTTGGCCTCAAGAGCCCCAGTGAAGTTTGTTCCAGGAGTGACCGAGGACCAGTACAATGCAGCCAGAAACTTTCTTATTGAGACTTCAGAGGAGGACGATCCGAAGAACGAGTGGACTACCTGCCTAAATTCATGCACCATAAATAGATTTTTCGAGATTCAAGGTTACGATGAACTGGTCAGAATAAGCGTTTCAAATGACTCAAACTCTCCAGTTAATAGACAACAAAAGGAGCCAGTTGATGCTATTAGAAAGGTTAACCTGCTCACTTGGAACATTAGCTCAGGATCAACTGAGGAGCCTAGTGAAGAATCGGAAGAATTCTCAACAGGGCTTGAAGGATTAGACTACAGAATTGCAGTAAATCTTGAGTATAAAGTACCACTAACTAATTTGCCAACGACAAGTAACGCTAAATACTGTAGGAGAAGATTAAGAGATTCGTTTATTCACACTGAAA gCAAGATGAGATTTGATTTATCTAAGGTTGAGGATGTGACAGAGAATAAGGATCCGACAACGTCCAAGTTTGAGATAGAGATAGAGCTTTTAGGTGAAGAGATTGTGAAGAGCTTGATGGACAAATCACTCAGCTCAGATCAACGCATGATGAACCTCAAGTACCACTGTTCAACACTGATTAGGTCCTCCCGGTATATTATGGATCTAATCTCTAGTAAGAATGAACGCCTAAAGTACTCGTCTTTCATAAACTCAATTTCAGAAAAGGTAGGAGTGTACGACCTGAGGATAGTATCCCAGGACCCAGAGTCAGTTGAAAGGTATAAGAGATACTTATCACCACAGCTCCCACTCATTGGAGATTATCTGTACAGAGCAGTATCAGTTAACCTGGAAAAGAAACCAGAcctgtataataataggAAATCACTGTATACACAAGAAGCAAAAGATATACCAGGACCATTTGTTGTCAAAATGGATACAAATGGACACAGATATGTAACATTAGATAAATGA